In Blautia wexlerae DSM 19850, a single window of DNA contains:
- a CDS encoding BlaI/MecI/CopY family transcriptional regulator — translation MDILKGKRYDIMNVLWEEGRPLSAFEINDIAPELKMPTVRRCLELLLKENLIQVAGTSMNGKVYARNYTPLLSREDYLKGNAKSRKINPVEMMNALLESDGITVEELEKLQELIDKKRAELESR, via the coding sequence ATGGACATCTTAAAAGGTAAACGTTATGATATTATGAATGTGCTTTGGGAAGAGGGAAGACCATTGTCTGCTTTTGAGATCAATGACATTGCACCGGAACTGAAAATGCCGACAGTAAGAAGATGCCTGGAGCTTCTTTTGAAAGAGAACCTGATCCAGGTTGCGGGAACTTCAATGAACGGCAAGGTGTATGCAAGAAATTATACCCCTCTTCTTTCAAGAGAGGATTATTTAAAGGGAAATGCCAAAAGCAGAAAGATTAATCCGGTGGAAATGATGAATGCGCTTCTGGAATCTGATGGGATTACAGTGGAAGAGCTGGAAAAACTTCAGGAGCTTATCGATAAGAAACGTGCGGAACTGGAAAGCAGATAA
- the argC gene encoding N-acetyl-gamma-glutamyl-phosphate reductase: protein MIKAGIIGATGYAGNEIVRLLLGHKDVEVAWYGSRSYIDQKYADVYQNFFKLVDAKCMDDNMEALADEVDVIFTATPQGLCASLINEGILSKAKVIDLSADFRIKDVKKYEKWYGIEHKAPQFIDEAVYGLCEINREEIKKARLIANPGCYPTCSTLSIYPLIKEGLIDPSTIIIDAKSGTSGAGRGAKVANLFCEVNENIKAYGVASHRHTPEIEDQLGYACGKEVLINFTPHLIPMNRGILVTAYASLTKDVSYEEVKAVYDKYYEKETFVRVLDKDVCPQTKCVEGSNYVDVNFKIDPRTHRVIMMGAMDNLVKGAAGQAVQNMNLMFGFKEAEGLLQVPMCP from the coding sequence ATGATTAAAGCAGGAATTATCGGTGCCACAGGATATGCAGGTAACGAGATCGTGAGACTGCTTCTGGGACATAAAGATGTGGAAGTTGCGTGGTATGGTTCAAGAAGTTACATTGACCAGAAATATGCAGATGTTTATCAGAACTTTTTTAAATTGGTAGATGCGAAATGTATGGATGATAATATGGAAGCATTAGCTGATGAAGTGGATGTGATCTTTACAGCTACTCCTCAGGGACTCTGTGCTTCTTTAATTAATGAAGGAATTCTTTCCAAGGCGAAAGTTATTGACCTGAGTGCGGATTTCCGTATTAAAGATGTGAAGAAATATGAGAAATGGTACGGAATTGAGCATAAGGCTCCGCAGTTTATTGATGAGGCGGTTTATGGTTTATGTGAGATTAATCGTGAGGAGATTAAGAAGGCAAGACTGATTGCGAATCCGGGATGTTATCCCACATGTTCTACACTTTCTATTTATCCGCTGATCAAAGAGGGGCTGATCGATCCGTCTACGATTATCATTGATGCGAAGTCCGGTACTTCAGGAGCAGGACGTGGAGCGAAGGTTGCCAATCTGTTCTGTGAAGTGAATGAGAATATTAAGGCTTATGGTGTTGCAAGTCACAGACATACACCGGAGATTGAGGATCAGCTTGGTTATGCGTGCGGTAAGGAAGTGCTGATTAATTTTACACCTCATCTGATTCCTATGAATCGTGGTATTCTTGTGACTGCTTATGCTTCTCTGACTAAGGATGTTTCTTATGAAGAGGTGAAGGCAGTTTATGATAAGTATTATGAGAAGGAGACTTTCGTTCGTGTGCTTGATAAGGATGTTTGTCCGCAGACTAAGTGCGTGGAGGGAAGTAATTATGTGGATGTGAACTTTAAGATTGATCCCAGAACTCACAGAGTTATTATGATGGGGGCTATGGATAATCTGGTGAAAGGTGCTGCGGGACAGGCTGTGCAGAATATGAACCTGATGTTTGGATTTAAGGAGGCTGAGGGACTGCTGCAGGTGCCGATGTGTCCGTGA
- a CDS encoding LytR/AlgR family response regulator transcription factor — MRIAIVDDISEERTLLRNRLESQFSRRNVHTDILEYENGETFLTAAKECPFTVVFLDIYMNGSNGIDTAKELRRSDTDCLLIFTTTSTDHALEGFQVRALHYLVKPYSENDISALADEILSRIPDSGKYIDVKVNGSNIQIPFRKIIYAEHFSHMIHIHTAGERELVTRQSFDSFIISLKMDPRFYQCNRGVVINLEHAVDFDGTGFRLDNGSNVSVSRKLLKNARQTFMEFLFQRRS; from the coding sequence ATGAGAATTGCAATTGTTGATGATATTTCAGAAGAACGGACACTGTTACGAAACAGACTGGAATCTCAGTTTTCCAGGCGCAATGTCCATACAGATATATTGGAATATGAAAATGGAGAAACTTTCCTCACTGCAGCGAAGGAATGTCCTTTCACTGTAGTGTTTCTGGATATTTATATGAATGGTTCTAACGGGATTGATACAGCAAAAGAACTTCGCAGATCAGATACTGACTGTCTGCTGATCTTTACAACAACTTCTACCGACCATGCATTAGAGGGATTCCAGGTCCGGGCTCTGCACTATCTTGTAAAGCCCTACAGTGAAAATGATATTTCCGCACTGGCCGATGAAATCCTTTCCCGCATCCCGGATTCCGGGAAATACATAGATGTAAAGGTAAACGGCAGTAATATTCAGATTCCCTTCCGGAAAATAATCTACGCAGAGCATTTTTCCCACATGATCCACATCCACACTGCCGGTGAAAGGGAACTGGTCACCCGCCAGTCCTTTGATTCCTTCATAATCTCCCTGAAAATGGATCCACGCTTCTATCAGTGTAACCGAGGCGTTGTGATCAATCTGGAGCATGCCGTTGATTTTGACGGAACAGGCTTTCGCCTTGATAACGGAAGCAATGTCTCTGTCAGCCGGAAGCTGCTAAAAAACGCCAGACAGACATTTATGGAATTTCTGTTCCAAAGGAGGTCCTGA
- a CDS encoding ATP-binding protein: protein MTDILRPVLELFVIIPGILLAYLPVKNYLRQTPLKLTAWLLPLLLGICILGGAVCCALQIPTRWFLFPLLPVIMLIYHKTLKISVWKSVSIFLAVFAVFTCVKSLSRAVNALMTADLHITENELWLHTGAGIFYNVICLLFVLAAWYPACHCVQTMVTDENFAQTWYVFWILPVIFIGVNLFMIPKHRSTLYTGRILQCYIVFSLVLLIILLLFYVLFLMMAVSLNRNARLQQENHFLSLQQERYENLCMAIEEARQARHDIRHHFVRLSTLAEQGDIEKIKEYLSAATGKISDYNLHFCENQAVDSVFGYYSTIAERENIPFHAVVSLPADLSIDEINLCLVFSNLLENAIQASVKTVPARRKINVEVYPHHNHLLLIHVENTFDGKIQQKNNIFQSSKHSGNGIGIESVRHITDKNGGACDFTYKDGIFSAKIMLRI from the coding sequence ATGACTGACATACTTCGCCCTGTACTTGAACTTTTCGTAATCATTCCCGGCATACTGCTGGCATATCTGCCTGTAAAGAACTATCTGAGGCAGACACCGCTTAAGCTGACAGCATGGCTTCTTCCCCTTCTTCTGGGAATCTGTATTTTAGGAGGGGCAGTTTGCTGTGCCCTGCAAATTCCCACCAGATGGTTCCTGTTTCCTCTGCTGCCTGTCATTATGCTCATTTACCATAAAACATTAAAAATCTCTGTCTGGAAATCCGTCAGTATTTTTCTGGCAGTCTTCGCAGTTTTTACATGTGTCAAAAGTCTGTCCCGGGCAGTCAATGCACTTATGACTGCTGACCTGCATATTACAGAAAACGAACTGTGGTTGCACACTGGTGCCGGAATTTTCTATAATGTCATCTGCCTGCTGTTTGTTCTGGCAGCCTGGTATCCTGCCTGCCACTGTGTACAGACAATGGTCACAGACGAGAACTTTGCCCAGACCTGGTATGTATTCTGGATCCTTCCGGTAATCTTCATCGGAGTGAATCTTTTTATGATTCCCAAACACCGCAGCACTTTATATACCGGGCGTATTCTGCAGTGTTATATTGTTTTCAGTCTTGTACTGCTCATAATCCTGCTTCTGTTCTATGTCCTGTTTCTTATGATGGCAGTCAGCCTGAACAGAAATGCCAGACTTCAGCAGGAGAACCATTTTCTTTCCCTTCAACAGGAAAGATACGAGAATCTCTGCATGGCCATTGAAGAAGCAAGGCAGGCACGTCACGATATCCGTCATCATTTTGTCCGTCTGTCCACTCTGGCAGAACAGGGTGACATAGAAAAAATTAAAGAATATCTCTCTGCTGCAACCGGCAAAATCTCTGACTATAACCTGCATTTCTGTGAAAATCAGGCTGTTGACAGTGTTTTCGGATATTATTCCACCATTGCAGAAAGAGAAAACATTCCTTTTCATGCAGTGGTTTCCCTGCCTGCTGATCTTTCCATAGATGAGATCAATCTGTGCCTTGTGTTCTCCAATCTGCTGGAAAATGCCATCCAGGCAAGTGTGAAAACAGTACCCGCCCGCAGAAAGATTAATGTGGAAGTTTATCCCCACCATAATCATCTCCTTCTGATTCATGTGGAAAACACCTTCGATGGCAAAATACAGCAAAAAAACAATATTTTCCAATCCTCCAAACACTCCGGAAACGGAATAGGAATCGAATCTGTCCGCCACATTACCGACAAAAACGGCGGTGCCTGTGACTTTACCTATAAAGATGGTATTTTCTCTGCAAAAATAATGCTCCGGATATAA
- a CDS encoding LytR/AlgR family response regulator transcription factor, which yields MYHIVICDDEPIFLTQISEMIIDILASMGESCEIRKYTSISELKNTLQNTPKSCDILILDIMLGENNGISFAECLRDTENQIPVIFISSSKEFVFDAYSAEPVGYILKPVSRQKLAEALTRAIRHLIPKSIIIDTPSRTVSFHIRDITYIEIINKELQIHLQDGTVTKIYKSLSAVREILPKDIFVQCHRCYIVSLYAVRSIRRFEITLNNHEIIPVSKYSYRDVQEQLQQYAAKWF from the coding sequence ATGTACCATATTGTCATCTGTGATGATGAACCGATTTTTTTAACACAGATATCAGAAATGATCATCGATATTTTAGCGTCCATGGGAGAATCCTGCGAGATTCGAAAATATACTTCTATTTCAGAATTAAAAAATACATTGCAGAATACTCCCAAAAGCTGTGACATTCTGATTCTTGATATTATGCTGGGTGAAAACAATGGGATCAGCTTTGCAGAATGTCTCCGTGACACTGAAAACCAAATTCCCGTTATCTTCATTTCCAGCAGTAAGGAATTTGTATTCGATGCATATTCTGCTGAACCTGTAGGTTATATCCTTAAGCCGGTCAGCCGTCAAAAACTTGCAGAAGCACTAACCCGTGCAATCCGACATCTGATCCCGAAATCCATTATAATCGACACTCCGTCCAGAACTGTATCCTTTCATATCAGGGATATTACCTATATTGAAATAATCAATAAAGAACTGCAGATTCACCTTCAGGATGGTACTGTCACGAAGATATATAAGTCCCTTTCTGCAGTCCGTGAAATTCTGCCGAAAGATATCTTTGTACAATGTCACAGATGCTACATTGTTTCTCTGTATGCTGTCCGTTCAATCCGACGTTTTGAAATCACACTGAATAATCATGAAATAATCCCGGTCAGCAAATACAGCTACCGGGATGTCCAGGAACAATTACAGCAATACGCTGCAAAATGGTTTTAA
- a CDS encoding GHKL domain-containing protein has protein sequence MIALRYFCGFSLQIFPYAFFCLYPFRDRFRLSTKKTMLMALSIFIVMVIPFSLIAQFNIGGDYRELIWNVIFYIALLLFGIFYCFSIQAKAAEKLFVFFVVMSYGFFVTSTVTFLHRTFRFPSDYFMYPPFALALTLIINLVLAKPFLMLMERIRTMINADLESRIWKILCSLPALFILIASIAQFSSIINLSNNIVVHVMFVLFAVFAFMVYAVFFSVMGYIRSKQEEQRISERMLESYRNQAENNEHILEIHHEIRHHMNALSSYLNQEDYAGARQYTQKFTEEAEELPFVTYTANALVNSILSEFAERASRYKAIVEYSIVIGRSLNMEDIDLCRMLTNILENAVEGCQKVSEEQRIIRLNLHSKGNFLFIKCENSCNEDNLRITNGKYKSSKKNSDKHGYGLKIINGIAEKYNGILNVQVRGGFFAVTTTLCLDENND, from the coding sequence ATGATAGCATTGCGTTATTTCTGCGGATTTTCTCTTCAGATTTTTCCTTATGCATTTTTCTGTTTGTATCCATTCCGGGATCGTTTCCGCCTAAGCACAAAAAAGACAATGCTCATGGCACTGTCCATTTTTATTGTAATGGTCATTCCGTTTTCTCTTATCGCACAGTTCAACATCGGCGGTGATTACAGAGAGCTGATCTGGAATGTTATCTTTTATATTGCCCTGCTACTGTTCGGAATATTTTACTGCTTTAGCATCCAGGCGAAAGCAGCAGAAAAACTATTTGTATTTTTTGTTGTAATGAGCTACGGATTCTTTGTTACAAGCACCGTTACCTTTTTGCACCGTACTTTCCGGTTTCCATCCGATTATTTTATGTATCCGCCCTTTGCACTGGCTCTCACACTTATCATAAATCTAGTTCTTGCGAAACCATTTCTCATGCTGATGGAGCGAATCCGTACTATGATCAATGCAGATCTGGAATCACGGATCTGGAAGATTCTCTGCTCCCTCCCTGCTTTGTTTATTCTGATTGCCAGCATTGCACAGTTCTCAAGCATAATAAATCTTTCCAATAATATAGTTGTCCATGTTATGTTTGTACTGTTTGCAGTATTTGCTTTCATGGTGTATGCCGTATTCTTCAGTGTCATGGGATACATCCGCAGCAAACAGGAAGAACAGCGGATTTCCGAGCGCATGCTGGAAAGCTATCGTAATCAGGCAGAAAACAATGAACATATCCTGGAAATACACCATGAAATCCGGCATCATATGAATGCCCTGTCCTCTTATCTTAATCAGGAGGACTATGCAGGTGCCAGACAGTATACACAGAAATTTACTGAAGAAGCCGAAGAGCTTCCTTTTGTCACCTACACAGCCAATGCTCTGGTCAATTCCATCCTTTCAGAATTTGCAGAACGTGCCAGCCGTTATAAAGCCATAGTGGAGTACAGTATTGTCATTGGCAGAAGTCTCAACATGGAAGATATTGATCTGTGCCGAATGTTGACAAATATATTGGAAAATGCAGTAGAAGGGTGTCAGAAGGTTTCTGAAGAACAACGGATCATCCGGCTGAATCTCCATTCAAAGGGAAATTTTCTGTTTATTAAATGTGAAAACTCCTGCAATGAGGATAACCTGAGAATCACGAATGGAAAATATAAATCCAGTAAAAAGAACAGTGACAAACACGGTTACGGTCTTAAGATCATCAATGGAATCGCCGAAAAATACAATGGTATACTGAACGTACAGGTACGTGGTGGCTTTTTTGCTGTAACAACAACGCTTTGTCTTGACGAAAATAACGATTAA
- the argJ gene encoding bifunctional glutamate N-acetyltransferase/amino-acid acetyltransferase ArgJ, with protein MKIIEGGVTAAKGFKAAAAAAEIKYKGRTDMAMVYSEVPCVAAGTFTTNVVKAAPVKWDQDIVYNHPSAQVVICNSGIANACTGAEGYGYCKETADAAAEILGVAADSVLVASTGVIGMQVPIDRIKNGVKMMAPKLDGSLEAGTEAAKAIMTTDTKKKEVAVQIEIGGKTVTVGGMCKGSGMIHPNMCTMLGFVTTDAKISKKMLQEALSEDVKDTYNMVSVDGDTSTNDTVLLLANGLAENPEITEKGEDYETFKAALNYINTTLAKKIAGDGEGATALFEVKIIGAESKEQAVTLSKSVVTSSLTKAAIYGHDANWGRILCAMGYSGAEFDPEKVDLFFESKAGKIQIIENGVAVDYSEEEATKILSEEAVTAIADVKMGDATATAWGCDLTYDYIKINADYRS; from the coding sequence ATGAAGATTATAGAGGGCGGCGTTACGGCGGCTAAGGGATTTAAGGCAGCTGCGGCTGCGGCTGAGATTAAGTATAAGGGCAGAACGGATATGGCTATGGTTTACAGTGAGGTGCCTTGTGTAGCTGCGGGGACTTTTACTACCAATGTGGTGAAGGCTGCGCCTGTTAAATGGGATCAGGATATTGTTTATAATCATCCGTCTGCACAGGTGGTGATCTGTAACAGTGGTATTGCCAATGCATGTACTGGTGCAGAAGGTTATGGTTATTGTAAGGAGACTGCAGATGCGGCTGCTGAGATTCTTGGGGTGGCTGCTGACAGTGTGCTGGTTGCTTCTACAGGTGTGATTGGTATGCAGGTTCCCATTGACCGTATTAAGAATGGTGTGAAGATGATGGCGCCGAAGCTGGATGGTTCTCTGGAGGCTGGTACTGAGGCGGCGAAGGCGATCATGACTACTGATACCAAAAAGAAAGAGGTTGCTGTTCAGATTGAGATTGGCGGTAAGACGGTTACTGTTGGTGGTATGTGTAAGGGTTCCGGTATGATCCATCCGAATATGTGTACAATGCTTGGGTTTGTTACTACTGATGCGAAGATTTCCAAGAAGATGCTGCAGGAAGCGTTAAGTGAGGATGTTAAGGATACTTACAATATGGTTTCTGTTGATGGAGATACTTCTACCAATGATACAGTTCTTCTTCTGGCCAATGGTCTGGCTGAGAATCCGGAGATCACAGAGAAGGGTGAGGATTACGAAACCTTCAAGGCTGCGCTGAATTATATCAATACTACTCTGGCGAAGAAGATCGCAGGTGACGGAGAGGGTGCGACTGCACTGTTTGAGGTGAAGATCATTGGTGCAGAGTCTAAGGAGCAGGCAGTTACATTGAGCAAGTCTGTTGTTACTTCTTCTCTGACAAAGGCTGCTATCTACGGACATGATGCAAACTGGGGAAGAATCCTGTGTGCTATGGGATATTCCGGTGCGGAGTTTGATCCTGAGAAGGTGGATCTGTTCTTTGAGAGTAAGGCTGGTAAGATCCAGATTATTGAGAATGGTGTGGCTGTGGATTACAGTGAAGAAGAGGCAACGAAGATTCTTTCTGAGGAAGCTGTCACAGCAATCGCTGATGTGAAGATGGGTGATGCCACAGCAACTGCATGGGGCTGTGACCTGACTTATGATTATATAAAAATCAATGCAGATTACCGTTCATAA
- a CDS encoding aspartate aminotransferase family protein, producing the protein MNMNEQMKESEESILHTYNRFPVVFEKGQGCYLYDSEGKEYLDFAAGIAVNSLGYHYPGYDEALKDQIDKLMHISNLYYNEPIIEAGAKLVKASKMSKAFFTNSGTEAIEGALKAAKKYAYVRDGHADHEIIAMNHSFHGRSIGALSVTGTAHYREPFEPLMGGVKFADFNNLESVKAQITDKTCAIITEVVQGEGGIYPAKKEFLEGLRQICDEKDIMLIFDEIQCGMGRTGHYFAWQAYGVQPDIMTSAKALGCGVPVGAFVLNEKAAKASLEPGDHGTTYGGNPFVCAAVSKVFDIYENDKIIEHVQEMTPYLEQKLDEIVAKHECAATRRGMGFMQGIVIQGRPVGEVVKAALAKGLLVISAGSDVLRIVPPLVITKEHIDKMAAILDECME; encoded by the coding sequence ATGAACATGAATGAACAGATGAAGGAATCCGAAGAGAGTATCCTTCACACTTATAATCGTTTTCCTGTTGTTTTTGAAAAGGGACAGGGATGTTATTTATATGATTCCGAGGGAAAGGAATATCTGGATTTTGCAGCAGGTATTGCTGTAAATTCTCTGGGATATCACTATCCGGGATATGATGAAGCATTAAAAGATCAGATTGATAAGCTGATGCATATTTCCAACTTATATTACAATGAGCCGATCATCGAAGCAGGTGCGAAGCTGGTAAAGGCAAGTAAAATGAGCAAGGCATTCTTTACCAACAGTGGTACAGAAGCAATCGAAGGTGCTTTAAAAGCAGCTAAGAAATATGCATATGTACGTGACGGACATGCAGATCATGAGATCATTGCCATGAACCATTCCTTCCATGGAAGAAGTATCGGAGCACTTTCCGTGACAGGAACTGCTCATTACAGAGAGCCCTTTGAGCCTCTGATGGGTGGTGTGAAGTTTGCAGATTTCAATAACCTTGAGAGCGTAAAGGCTCAGATCACAGATAAGACCTGCGCAATTATCACTGAGGTTGTTCAGGGTGAGGGTGGTATCTATCCGGCAAAGAAGGAATTTCTGGAAGGTCTGCGTCAGATCTGTGACGAGAAAGATATTATGCTGATTTTCGATGAAATTCAGTGCGGTATGGGAAGAACCGGACATTATTTTGCATGGCAGGCATACGGTGTACAGCCGGATATTATGACAAGTGCGAAAGCTCTTGGATGTGGTGTGCCGGTAGGTGCGTTTGTATTGAATGAGAAAGCTGCCAAAGCTTCTCTGGAACCTGGTGACCATGGTACAACTTATGGCGGAAACCCGTTTGTATGTGCTGCAGTCAGCAAAGTATTTGACATTTATGAGAATGATAAGATCATTGAACATGTACAGGAAATGACTCCATATCTGGAACAGAAACTGGATGAAATTGTTGCAAAACATGAATGCGCTGCAACAAGACGAGGCATGGGCTTCATGCAGGGAATCGTAATCCAGGGCCGCCCGGTTGGTGAAGTTGTAAAGGCTGCGCTGGCAAAAGGACTGTTGGTGATCTCTGCAGGCAGTGATGTACTCAGAATCGTACCTCCGCTTGTGATCACAAAAGAACACATCGACAAGATGGCTGCAATTTTGGATGAGTGTATGGAATAA
- the argB gene encoding acetylglutamate kinase, translated as MVNQKYLDKAEVLIEALPYIQRFNRKIVVVKYGGSAMLDDELKKNVIKDVVLLKLVGFKPIIVHGGGKEISRWVGKVGMEPKFINGLRVTDKDTMEIAEMVLAKVNKELVAMVESLGVNAVGISGKDGGLLKCRKKQTEGGDIGFVGEVTKVEPKILEDLLEKDFLPIIFPVGYDDEFATYNINADDAACAIAEAVHAEKLAFLSDIEGVYKDKDDPSSLISELHVDEAQKLIDDGYVGGGMIPKLKNCIDAIEEGVNRVHILDGRIPHSLLLEIFTNKGIGTAILREDGEKYYNEHE; from the coding sequence ATGGTTAATCAGAAATATTTGGACAAGGCGGAGGTGCTGATCGAGGCACTTCCTTATATTCAGAGATTTAATCGTAAAATCGTAGTTGTAAAGTACGGCGGAAGTGCCATGCTGGATGATGAACTGAAGAAGAACGTGATTAAGGATGTTGTTCTTCTGAAACTGGTTGGTTTCAAACCGATCATCGTTCATGGCGGTGGTAAGGAAATCAGCCGCTGGGTTGGCAAGGTTGGTATGGAGCCGAAATTTATTAACGGTCTTCGTGTTACAGATAAAGATACTATGGAGATTGCAGAGATGGTTCTTGCGAAGGTGAATAAGGAACTGGTTGCCATGGTGGAATCTCTTGGTGTAAATGCTGTTGGTATCAGTGGTAAAGACGGTGGTCTGCTGAAATGCCGCAAGAAACAGACAGAGGGTGGAGACATCGGATTTGTTGGTGAAGTTACAAAGGTTGAGCCGAAGATTCTGGAGGATCTTCTGGAGAAAGATTTCCTGCCGATCATTTTCCCGGTAGGTTATGACGATGAGTTCGCTACTTATAATATTAATGCGGATGATGCTGCATGTGCCATTGCAGAGGCTGTTCATGCTGAGAAGCTTGCATTCCTTTCTGATATTGAAGGCGTTTATAAAGACAAAGATGATCCGTCCAGCCTGATCTCTGAACTTCATGTAGATGAAGCACAGAAACTGATCGATGACGGTTATGTAGGCGGAGGTATGATTCCGAAGCTGAAAAACTGTATTGATGCCATTGAAGAAGGCGTTAACAGAGTCCATATCCTTGACGGAAGAATTCCTCACAGCTTACTGCTGGAGATCTTTACAAACAAAGGTATTGGTACTGCGATTCTGAGAGAAGACGGGGAGAAATATTACAATGAACATGAATGA
- a CDS encoding argininosuccinate synthase encodes MKEKVVLAYSGGLDTTALIPWLKETFDYDVVCCCVNCGQGNELDGLDERAKLSGASKLYIEDIVDEFCDDFIVPCVQAGAVYEHKYLLGTSMARPAIAKKLVEIARKEGAVAICHGATGKGNDQIRFELGIKALAPDIKIIAPWRMTDKWTMQSREDEIAFCKAHGIDLPFDASHSYSRDRNLWHISHEGLELEDPSQAPNYDNMLVLGVTPEKAPDKETEVTMTFEQGVPKTLNGKEMKVSEIITELNKLGGENGIGIVDIVENRVVGMKSRGVYETPGGTILMAAHEQLEELTLDRETMETKKKLGSQFAQVVYEGKWYTPLREAIQAFVESTQKYVTGEVKFKLYKGNIIKAGTTSPYSLYNESLASFTTGDLYDHHDADGFITLFGLPLKVRAMMLKEVEQNKK; translated from the coding sequence ATGAAAGAAAAAGTCGTTTTAGCATACTCAGGCGGTCTTGATACCACAGCCTTAATCCCATGGTTAAAAGAAACATTTGATTACGATGTTGTCTGCTGCTGCGTAAACTGCGGTCAGGGAAACGAACTGGACGGACTGGATGAAAGAGCAAAGCTTTCCGGTGCTTCCAAATTATATATCGAAGATATCGTAGATGAATTCTGTGATGACTTCATCGTTCCATGTGTACAGGCAGGTGCTGTATACGAACACAAATATCTCCTTGGTACATCCATGGCCCGTCCGGCAATCGCTAAGAAATTAGTTGAGATCGCACGTAAAGAAGGCGCAGTTGCTATCTGCCACGGTGCTACAGGTAAAGGTAATGACCAGATCCGTTTCGAACTTGGCATCAAAGCTCTTGCTCCTGACATCAAAATCATCGCTCCATGGCGTATGACAGACAAATGGACCATGCAGTCACGTGAAGATGAGATCGCATTCTGTAAAGCTCACGGAATCGACCTTCCATTCGATGCAAGCCACAGCTACAGCCGTGACAGAAACTTATGGCATATCAGCCATGAAGGTCTGGAACTGGAAGATCCTTCACAGGCTCCAAATTATGACAATATGCTTGTTTTAGGTGTTACACCTGAGAAAGCCCCTGATAAAGAAACAGAAGTTACCATGACATTCGAGCAGGGTGTTCCGAAAACATTAAACGGCAAAGAAATGAAAGTTTCCGAGATCATCACAGAGCTCAACAAATTAGGCGGCGAGAACGGTATCGGTATCGTTGACATCGTTGAAAACCGTGTTGTTGGTATGAAATCCCGTGGTGTATATGAGACTCCTGGCGGAACAATCCTTATGGCAGCTCATGAACAGCTCGAAGAACTGACACTCGACCGCGAGACAATGGAAACCAAGAAGAAACTCGGCAGCCAGTTTGCTCAGGTTGTATACGAAGGAAAATGGTACACACCGCTTCGTGAAGCAATTCAGGCATTCGTTGAGTCCACACAGAAATATGTAACAGGTGAAGTTAAATTCAAACTGTACAAAGGCAACATCATCAAAGCCGGTACAACTTCTCCATACAGCCTGTACAATGAATCTCTTGCATCTTTCACAACAGGTGACCTCTATGACCACCACGATGCAGATGGATTCATCACACTGTTCGGACTTCCACTGAAAGTTCGCGCTATGATGTTAAAAGAAGTTGAGCAGAACAAGAAATAA
- a CDS encoding response regulator, which yields MYCIAILTDQEQEGQNCAEYIRNYCTEKKVFPLIEIYQNQEQFFGRIRKTVPAVVFLALPGVSGLNAAEHLRSLYPKCGIIWCSDLDFSLHAFRMRIEYFFMKPVEEQKIKEGFSIWFERRNVI from the coding sequence GTGTATTGTATTGCCATATTAACTGATCAGGAACAGGAAGGACAGAACTGTGCGGAATACATCAGAAATTACTGTACAGAAAAGAAAGTTTTTCCATTGATTGAAATCTATCAGAATCAGGAACAGTTTTTTGGGCGGATACGAAAAACAGTACCGGCAGTGGTGTTTCTTGCATTGCCAGGTGTGTCCGGGCTGAATGCGGCAGAACATCTCCGTTCCCTGTATCCGAAATGTGGGATCATCTGGTGCAGTGATCTTGATTTTTCGCTTCATGCGTTCAGGATGCGGATAGAATATTTTTTTATGAAACCTGTGGAAGAGCAGAAAATAAAAGAAGGATTCTCCATCTGGTTTGAACGCAGAAATGTAATATGA